A region of Candidatus Bathyarchaeota archaeon DNA encodes the following proteins:
- a CDS encoding metallophosphoesterase family protein: MKLLAFADIHGSLESTEKIIKLTSIINVDAILIAGDIAINDLNLAKKILMKIESSFSKPIFFVPGNMDSRSLTFFKSDKIKSVHGSCETIGDFSIIGVGGAVSFLSTPFELTEKEIELKLNEALKAYKRGSLILLSHAPPKNTKLDKVGINLHVGSNAIRKFIEERRPVLAVSGHIHEAKGLDKIGETFIVNPGPAFQGYYAEVKIDTPQKVEINLLSF, from the coding sequence ATGAAGCTCTTAGCTTTTGCAGATATTCATGGAAGTTTAGAATCGACTGAAAAAATTATAAAGTTAACTTCAATTATTAATGTTGACGCTATTTTGATAGCTGGAGATATAGCTATTAATGATTTAAATTTAGCTAAGAAAATCTTAATGAAAATAGAATCTTCATTTAGTAAACCTATATTTTTTGTTCCAGGAAACATGGATTCACGCTCATTAACTTTTTTTAAAAGCGATAAAATTAAGTCTGTTCATGGAAGCTGCGAGACGATAGGAGATTTTTCAATTATCGGTGTTGGAGGAGCGGTGTCATTTCTTTCTACACCTTTTGAACTCACTGAAAAAGAGATAGAGTTAAAATTAAATGAGGCTTTAAAAGCTTATAAACGAGGAAGCCTCATTTTGCTTTCTCATGCTCCACCTAAAAACACTAAGCTAGATAAAGTAGGAATAAATTTGCATGTAGGAAGCAACGCTATTAGAAAGTTTATAGAGGAGAGAAGACCAGTTTTAGCAGTTTCAGGACATATTCATGAAGCTAAAGGTTTAGATAAAATAGGGGAAACCTTTATAGTTAATCCTGGTCCAGCTTTTCAAGGGTATTATGCTGAAGTAAAAATTGATACACCACAAAAAGTTGAAATTAACCTATTAAGTTTTTAA
- a CDS encoding FAD synthase: MDKKVLASGTFDLIHYGHLKFLEEAKKAGGKKAKLIVLVARDKTVEKRKGKKPVIPEDQRRALVEALKPVDLAILGYEELSFEKVLEKIKPDIVAVGYDQEDIYEAVKRIIEKEKLNIKVVRIGRFGPEDLNSSSKIKRKVINEWGKQ; the protein is encoded by the coding sequence ATGGATAAAAAAGTTCTAGCTTCAGGAACATTTGATTTAATTCATTACGGTCATTTAAAATTTCTTGAAGAAGCTAAAAAAGCTGGTGGAAAAAAAGCTAAATTAATAGTTTTAGTTGCTAGAGATAAAACTGTAGAAAAAAGAAAAGGGAAAAAACCTGTTATTCCAGAAGATCAAAGAAGAGCTTTAGTTGAAGCTCTTAAACCTGTTGATTTAGCTATTTTAGGTTATGAAGAGTTAAGCTTTGAGAAGGTTCTTGAAAAAATAAAGCCTGATATAGTGGCAGTTGGCTATGATCAAGAGGATATTTATGAAGCTGTTAAAAGAATAATTGAAAAAGAAAAATTGAATATTAAAGTTGTTAGAATTGGACGTTTCGGTCCGGAAGATTTAAACAGCTCCAGTAAAATTAAAAGAAAAGTTATTAATGAGTGGGGAAAACAATAA
- the dph5 gene encoding diphthine synthase, with protein sequence MLKFIGLGLYDEKGLSILGLEEAKNSDIIFAEFYTSFMPGLSLTRLEKLIGKPIQILSRKDVEEKSEEIILKFAKERDVAFLTPGDPMNATTHVALRVKAEKMGIKTKLIHAASIFSAIAGATGLQSYKFGRSVSIPIAAGFPVSETPYNVIKINKNLGLHTLVLLDLDVEAGIYLTVPEALKQLLIVEENRRENVINLNSFIIVVARLGGAAMYVKSFLVKDALNQDFGNPPFSIVFPGKLHFMEVEALQVLTGAKIEFLKENL encoded by the coding sequence ATGTTAAAGTTTATTGGGTTAGGTCTTTATGATGAAAAAGGATTATCTATTTTAGGTTTAGAAGAAGCTAAAAACTCAGATATTATTTTTGCTGAGTTTTATACAAGCTTTATGCCGGGTTTATCTTTAACTCGATTAGAAAAACTTATTGGAAAACCAATTCAAATTTTATCAAGAAAGGATGTTGAAGAAAAATCTGAAGAAATTATTTTAAAGTTTGCTAAAGAAAGGGATGTTGCTTTTCTTACGCCTGGAGATCCAATGAATGCAACAACGCATGTAGCGCTTAGAGTAAAAGCTGAAAAAATGGGTATTAAAACTAAGTTAATTCATGCTGCCTCTATTTTCTCTGCAATAGCTGGAGCAACTGGACTTCAAAGCTACAAATTTGGTAGATCTGTTTCTATTCCAATTGCTGCTGGTTTCCCAGTTTCTGAGACTCCATATAACGTTATAAAGATTAATAAGAATCTCGGTTTGCACACGTTAGTTCTTTTAGATTTGGATGTTGAAGCTGGAATTTATTTAACTGTTCCTGAAGCTTTAAAACAATTATTGATTGTGGAAGAAAATAGGAGAGAAAACGTCATCAACTTAAATAGTTTTATTATTGTGGTAGCTAGACTAGGAGGAGCTGCAATGTATGTAAAAAGTTTTTTAGTTAAAGATGCTTTAAATCAAGATTTCGGTAATCCTCCTTTCTCGATTGTTTTCCCAGGAAAGCTTCATTTTATGGAGGTTGAAGCTCTTCAAGTTTTAACTGGCGCTAAAATAGAATTTTTAAAGGAGAATCTATAA
- a CDS encoding RNA 3'-terminal phosphate cyclase, with protein sequence MIIIEGDLLEGGGQIVRTSIALAALLNKEIKIVNIRGKRSPPGLKAQHIAGIKAVATISKAYVEGLKEGSRELIFKPSTRESGEFHFDVGTAGSISLVLQALMPAAAFSLGEMKISITGGTDVKWAPTIDYIRFVVLPILKLMDYNAYLTVERRGHYPKGGGKITIIIKPVKQLNSLTLTDRGEIKEIYGLSHCTKLPKHIAERQAKSAEERLRKEGFENIKIDLEWYQPEKDFHLGPGSGITLCAKTSSGTVLGSDSIGEKGKPAEQVGKEVAENLIKEINSKAALDKHMGDIIIPYLAVANGFSEVTISKITLHTLTNVKITELIAGVKFNIQGDLGSSGKISVKGIGLTI encoded by the coding sequence ATGATAATTATTGAAGGAGACCTTTTAGAGGGAGGTGGACAAATAGTTAGAACTAGCATAGCCCTAGCTGCCCTACTAAATAAAGAAATTAAAATAGTTAATATTAGAGGTAAAAGATCTCCACCAGGGCTTAAAGCTCAGCATATAGCAGGTATTAAAGCTGTTGCAACAATTTCTAAAGCTTATGTTGAAGGATTAAAAGAAGGATCAAGAGAACTTATTTTTAAGCCTTCAACAAGAGAAAGTGGAGAATTCCATTTTGATGTTGGAACCGCTGGAAGCATCTCATTAGTTTTACAAGCCTTAATGCCTGCAGCTGCATTTTCCTTAGGTGAAATGAAAATATCAATTACAGGTGGGACAGATGTTAAATGGGCTCCAACAATAGACTATATAAGGTTTGTAGTGCTTCCTATTCTAAAATTAATGGATTATAATGCATATTTAACTGTAGAGAGAAGAGGGCATTATCCTAAAGGTGGTGGAAAAATTACTATAATCATTAAACCTGTAAAACAACTTAATAGCTTAACTTTAACAGATAGAGGAGAAATAAAAGAAATCTATGGACTTAGCCATTGCACAAAACTACCTAAACATATTGCTGAAAGACAAGCTAAATCAGCTGAGGAAAGACTTAGGAAAGAAGGATTTGAAAATATTAAAATAGATTTAGAATGGTATCAACCTGAAAAAGATTTTCATTTAGGGCCAGGTAGCGGAATAACTTTATGTGCGAAAACAAGTTCTGGAACGGTTTTAGGATCAGATTCAATTGGAGAAAAAGGAAAACCTGCAGAGCAAGTTGGTAAAGAAGTAGCAGAAAATTTAATTAAAGAAATAAACTCTAAAGCTGCTCTAGACAAACATATGGGTGATATTATAATCCCATATTTAGCTGTAGCAAATGGTTTTTCAGAAGTAACCATTTCTAAAATTACTCTTCATACTTTAACAAACGTGAAAATTACTGAATTAATTGCAGGAGTTAAATTTAATATTCAAGGAGATTTAGGTTCCTCAGGAAAAATCTCTGTTAAAGGAATAGGTTTAACTATTTAA
- a CDS encoding DUF357 domain-containing protein — translation MKNCRDKADAYIKKVEPIFNKVKFKDARKEVFEVFDYARRYWLDAKHFFIKEDFASSLACISYAEGILDTLRLLKLIEFEWE, via the coding sequence ATGAAAAATTGTAGAGATAAAGCTGATGCATACATAAAGAAGGTTGAACCAATCTTTAATAAAGTTAAATTTAAAGATGCACGAAAAGAAGTATTTGAAGTATTTGATTATGCAAGAAGATATTGGTTAGATGCTAAACACTTTTTTATAAAGGAAGATTTTGCTTCATCTCTTGCATGTATTTCTTATGCTGAAGGAATTTTAGATACCTTAAGGCTTTTGAAGCTTATAGAATTTGAGTGGGAGTGA
- the twy1 gene encoding 4-demethylwyosine synthase TYW1 yields the protein MELIYTQYSLTTLFKKQKYQLINEHSAVKKCRWLHQSLTQNRYCYKQKFYGIQSHRCIQMTPSLICNMQCKFCWRFHPSEDLKSPLSFQIQKWSEPEEIVEECVKAQRRILSGYGDQVKKGKIDKKKYFEALNPKHVAISLDGEPTLYPKLNELLHEFHKKSFTTFLVTNGTKPEVLKNLSIEPTQLYLSIYAPNEKVFINLCKPATNTLWKKINESLELLSSFKCPTVTRLTLVKGENMEDLNGYAKLINKASPTYVEPKAYMFVGYSRLRLKFENMPTYEEVKMFSEKLAEETSYNIIDESKESRVILLSKLSKPIKFSS from the coding sequence ATGGAGTTAATTTATACCCAATATTCATTAACCACTTTATTTAAAAAACAAAAGTATCAACTAATTAATGAGCATTCAGCTGTTAAAAAATGTCGTTGGCTTCATCAAAGCTTAACCCAAAATAGATACTGTTACAAACAAAAGTTTTATGGTATTCAAAGCCACCGTTGCATTCAAATGACCCCTAGCTTAATTTGTAATATGCAATGTAAGTTTTGCTGGAGATTTCATCCTAGTGAAGATTTAAAATCTCCTTTAAGTTTCCAAATTCAAAAATGGAGTGAACCAGAAGAAATTGTTGAAGAATGTGTAAAAGCTCAAAGAAGAATTCTAAGCGGCTATGGAGATCAAGTTAAAAAAGGCAAAATAGATAAGAAAAAATATTTTGAAGCTTTAAACCCTAAACATGTTGCTATAAGCTTAGATGGTGAACCGACACTTTACCCTAAATTAAATGAGCTTCTTCATGAATTTCATAAAAAAAGTTTCACAACCTTCCTAGTAACTAATGGTACCAAACCTGAAGTTTTAAAAAATCTTTCAATTGAGCCTACTCAACTTTACTTATCAATATATGCTCCTAATGAGAAAGTTTTTATAAATCTTTGTAAACCTGCAACTAATACTCTTTGGAAGAAAATTAATGAAAGTCTAGAGTTACTTTCAAGTTTTAAATGCCCAACTGTAACTCGTTTAACTCTTGTTAAAGGGGAAAATATGGAAGATTTAAATGGATACGCAAAATTAATAAATAAAGCATCACCAACCTATGTTGAACCTAAAGCCTATATGTTTGTTGGATATTCAAGGTTAAGGCTTAAATTCGAAAATATGCCCACTTATGAAGAAGTGAAGATGTTTTCAGAAAAACTTGCTGAAGAAACCTCTTATAACATAATTGATGAATCAAAAGAAAGTAGAGTAATTCTTTTAAGTAAACTAAGTAAACCAATAAAGTTTTCTTCATAA
- a CDS encoding endonuclease V yields MFSIEKALKIQENLAKFISKKSEFKKLDVVAGVDAAYINDLGVGAAVLMDYLTLKPIEKAFSIFKVKVPYIPGFLSFRELPVIFKALKSLSLNPDIIIVNGHGLAHPRKFGLACHLGFILNKPTIGVAKNRLYGIEKENFLVNKEELIGYILKFKGRKKIYVSVGNKISLEDAIEIIKHCSPEGFPEPLKLAHKEALRKKQELILNKC; encoded by the coding sequence ATGTTTTCTATTGAGAAAGCATTAAAAATTCAAGAAAATCTTGCTAAATTTATTTCTAAAAAAAGCGAGTTTAAAAAACTTGATGTTGTAGCTGGAGTTGATGCAGCCTATATAAACGATTTAGGTGTTGGAGCAGCTGTCTTAATGGATTATTTAACGCTTAAACCTATTGAGAAAGCATTCTCCATATTTAAAGTTAAAGTCCCATATATTCCAGGTTTTCTCTCTTTTAGAGAATTGCCTGTAATATTTAAAGCTTTAAAAAGTTTATCTTTAAATCCTGATATAATAATTGTTAACGGGCATGGTTTAGCTCATCCGAGAAAATTTGGTTTAGCGTGTCATTTAGGATTTATTTTAAATAAGCCTACAATAGGCGTGGCGAAAAATCGTTTATACGGAATAGAAAAGGAAAACTTTTTAGTTAATAAAGAAGAGTTAATAGGTTATATTTTAAAGTTTAAAGGGAGAAAAAAGATTTATGTTAGTGTTGGAAACAAAATTTCTCTTGAAGATGCTATAGAAATTATTAAACATTGTTCTCCTGAAGGTTTTCCGGAACCATTAAAATTAGCTCATAAAGAAGCTTTAAGAAAAAAACAGGAGTTGATCCTAAATAAATGTTAA
- a CDS encoding nicotinamide-nucleotide adenylyltransferase translates to MKKNDVLGVFIGRFQPFHLGHLEAVKYALTKVNQLIIVIGSAQYSHTLTNPFTAGERLVMIKLALKEAGISCDKYFIVPVEDVNMHGVWVAHLKSRLPNFDVAFSNEPVTSRLLKEAGIKVEKIPFFNRDVYSATEIRRRILKGENWMELVPKAVAQFIKEIKGDERIIELSKSDKI, encoded by the coding sequence TTGAAAAAGAATGATGTTCTCGGTGTTTTTATAGGAAGATTTCAACCTTTTCATTTAGGCCATTTAGAAGCTGTTAAATATGCTTTAACGAAAGTTAATCAATTGATTATAGTTATTGGAAGCGCTCAGTATAGCCATACTTTAACTAATCCTTTTACAGCTGGAGAAAGATTAGTAATGATTAAACTAGCTTTAAAGGAAGCGGGGATAAGCTGTGATAAATACTTTATTGTACCTGTTGAAGATGTAAATATGCATGGAGTTTGGGTTGCACATTTAAAATCTAGACTTCCAAATTTTGATGTTGCTTTTTCTAATGAACCTGTAACATCTAGATTACTTAAGGAAGCGGGAATAAAAGTTGAGAAGATACCTTTCTTTAATAGAGATGTATATTCAGCTACAGAAATTAGAAGAAGAATATTAAAGGGAGAAAATTGGATGGAGCTTGTTCCAAAAGCTGTTGCACAATTTATAAAAGAAATTAAAGGAGATGAAAGAATTATAGAGTTAAGTAAAAGTGATAAAATTTAA
- a CDS encoding KaiC domain-containing protein → MNSVERLSTGIIEFDKLIEGGIPKGFLVAVVGEPGTGKTIFSIHFIAQGIKEGDKCIYVTTEESRSSIIKQAAQFGIDFQKAVEAKKLLIIDALMGLEDSWSLKSLEIEELINKVIEAKKALSYGRSRLIIDSLSAFWLDKPAMARRYSYLVKKILSKWDFTVLVTSQYAITTSDAFGFGLEHIADGIIRFRRIVRNGVLKRYILIEKMRQTNHSLTMHEITIIKGKGLIVLGESKERKEDFTLPKSVIDKIIKSKIKREMETP, encoded by the coding sequence TTGAATAGTGTAGAACGTTTATCGACAGGAATAATAGAGTTTGATAAACTTATTGAAGGGGGAATCCCAAAAGGGTTTTTAGTAGCTGTTGTTGGGGAGCCTGGAACTGGAAAAACTATTTTTTCAATTCATTTTATAGCTCAAGGAATTAAAGAAGGAGATAAGTGCATTTATGTTACAACGGAGGAATCGCGGAGTTCAATAATTAAGCAAGCTGCACAGTTTGGAATAGATTTTCAAAAAGCTGTTGAAGCTAAAAAACTTTTGATAATTGATGCGTTAATGGGTTTAGAGGATTCTTGGTCTCTTAAAAGCCTTGAAATAGAAGAGCTTATTAATAAAGTTATTGAAGCTAAAAAAGCTTTAAGTTATGGGCGTTCAAGGTTAATTATTGATAGTCTTTCAGCTTTTTGGCTTGATAAACCAGCTATGGCTAGAAGATATTCTTATTTAGTAAAAAAGATTTTATCTAAATGGGATTTTACTGTTCTAGTTACATCGCAATACGCTATAACAACTTCTGATGCTTTTGGTTTTGGGTTAGAGCATATAGCTGATGGCATAATAAGATTTAGAAGAATTGTTAGAAATGGTGTGTTAAAACGCTATATTCTTATTGAGAAAATGAGACAAACTAACCATAGTTTAACAATGCATGAAATAACTATTATTAAGGGAAAAGGCCTTATAGTTCTTGGTGAATCAAAAGAAAGAAAAGAAGATTTTACTTTACCTAAATCTGTAATTGATAAAATTATAAAATCAAAGATTAAAAGAGAAATGGAAACACCTTAA
- a CDS encoding DUF120 domain-containing protein translates to MLKPYLFFTLLKIAEASIELNNQASTSFLVKKLGIPQQTFSRHLKELKKLNLVETIKIARGEAVSVTVKGYKELALIQALLEKILKIQPTEIKLEGKVFSGLGEGAYYISQPEYKKQFIEKLGFNPYPGTLNVKIEECYLRKVFLLKCYPSIIIEGFSNGKRSFGSVNCYKALLENKIEGAIVSALRSHYGDDVLEIIAPVNLRETLKLKDGDKIFFIVFPTH, encoded by the coding sequence ATGTTAAAGCCCTACCTATTTTTTACATTATTAAAGATAGCTGAAGCCTCAATAGAATTAAATAATCAAGCTTCAACAAGCTTTTTAGTAAAAAAGCTTGGTATACCACAGCAAACTTTCTCTAGACATTTAAAAGAACTGAAAAAACTTAACTTGGTAGAAACAATTAAAATCGCTAGAGGGGAAGCCGTTAGTGTTACAGTAAAAGGCTATAAAGAACTAGCGTTAATTCAAGCTTTGCTAGAGAAAATATTAAAAATTCAACCAACTGAAATAAAACTTGAAGGGAAAGTTTTTTCAGGTTTAGGAGAAGGCGCTTACTATATTTCTCAACCTGAATATAAGAAACAATTTATAGAGAAACTTGGTTTTAATCCTTATCCAGGCACTTTAAACGTGAAAATTGAAGAATGCTACTTAAGAAAAGTTTTTTTACTTAAATGTTACCCAAGCATAATTATCGAAGGTTTCTCTAATGGTAAAAGAAGTTTTGGTTCAGTGAATTGTTATAAAGCATTGTTAGAAAATAAAATTGAAGGCGCGATTGTTTCAGCTTTAAGAAGTCATTATGGGGATGATGTACTAGAAATAATCGCTCCAGTAAATTTAAGAGAAACTTTAAAATTAAAGGATGGCGACAAAATATTCTTTATTGTTTTCCCCACTCATTAA
- the psmB gene encoding archaeal proteasome endopeptidase complex subunit beta — protein MSQMVPYIPGATTVGVVCSDGVVLASEKRFSYGYFVMSKTSKKVFKITDKIGAACAGLVGDMQILVKEAAAYLKLYSLEANIPISVRAAAKLIGNLLFQSRLYPYITQIIVGGIDEEGPKLFALDPLGSVIEDKYASVGTGAELAIGILEAEYKENLTIEEAKELVKKAIKAAVSRDAGSGNGIDILVITKNGIKEETVSFA, from the coding sequence ATGTCTCAAATGGTTCCGTATATTCCAGGAGCAACCACCGTAGGAGTAGTATGTAGTGATGGAGTAGTTTTAGCTTCTGAAAAAAGATTTTCCTACGGTTACTTTGTTATGAGTAAAACTAGTAAGAAAGTATTTAAAATTACAGATAAAATTGGAGCTGCTTGTGCAGGGTTGGTTGGAGATATGCAAATTCTAGTTAAAGAAGCAGCTGCCTATTTAAAGCTTTATTCTTTAGAAGCAAATATTCCAATTTCCGTTAGAGCTGCAGCAAAACTTATAGGAAACCTTCTTTTCCAAAGTAGGCTTTACCCTTATATTACCCAAATTATTGTTGGTGGAATAGATGAAGAAGGTCCAAAACTTTTTGCTCTTGATCCATTAGGTTCAGTAATTGAAGATAAGTATGCTTCTGTTGGAACAGGAGCTGAATTAGCTATTGGAATCCTTGAAGCTGAATATAAAGAAAATTTAACTATTGAAGAAGCTAAAGAACTTGTTAAAAAAGCTATTAAAGCAGCTGTCTCAAGGGATGCTGGAAGCGGAAACGGAATAGATATACTAGTAATTACTAAAAATGGAATTAAAGAGGAAACTGTCTCCTTCGCTTAA
- a CDS encoding DUF4443 domain-containing protein: protein MSEQKSIKEILALIWIAKYGVLGRYRLKRLLDLTEGVTRGLLKKLSDKNLVKAEGRKGFSLTGKGKETLKQKLNEFNIEDIKEMDVGALKTSGESMVVHLRNLEHNVYNGLEQRDAAVRVGANGATTLIFKNGVLSIPFGSQKEQLSDELTQIFKEQFKLKNGDILIIGFGKDKAKALEGALAAALYTLKYT, encoded by the coding sequence ATGAGTGAGCAAAAATCTATTAAAGAAATTTTAGCATTAATATGGATCGCTAAATATGGTGTTCTAGGTAGATATAGATTAAAGAGGTTACTGGATTTAACAGAAGGAGTAACACGTGGACTTCTTAAAAAACTTTCAGATAAAAATTTAGTAAAAGCTGAAGGAAGAAAAGGGTTTTCACTTACTGGAAAAGGAAAAGAAACTCTTAAACAAAAACTAAATGAATTTAATATAGAAGATATTAAAGAGATGGATGTTGGAGCATTAAAAACCTCAGGTGAAAGTATGGTAGTTCATCTAAGAAATCTTGAACATAATGTTTATAATGGGTTGGAGCAAAGAGATGCAGCTGTAAGGGTTGGTGCTAATGGCGCTACAACTTTAATTTTTAAAAATGGAGTCTTATCTATTCCTTTTGGCTCTCAAAAAGAGCAACTTTCAGATGAATTAACACAAATATTCAAAGAACAATTTAAACTAAAAAATGGTGATATACTTATAATTGGTTTTGGTAAAGATAAAGCTAAAGCTCTTGAAGGAGCTCTTGCAGCTGCTCTTTATACTTTAAAATATACTTAA
- a CDS encoding DUF504 domain-containing protein, with the protein MHPLRNILNKLVWSEKEKLEDYEITYIHRGVPGNSKSLKASSIIKIGKSWFIFKDNEEEKVIPFHRVILVVNLKTGECLWRKL; encoded by the coding sequence TTGCATCCCTTAAGAAATATTTTAAATAAACTTGTTTGGAGCGAAAAGGAAAAACTTGAAGATTATGAAATTACTTATATTCATAGAGGTGTTCCAGGAAACTCTAAAAGTTTAAAGGCTTCAAGTATAATTAAAATTGGTAAATCCTGGTTTATCTTTAAAGATAATGAAGAAGAAAAAGTAATTCCCTTCCATAGAGTAATTTTAGTTGTTAATTTAAAAACTGGAGAATGTTTATGGCGGAAGCTTTAA
- a CDS encoding S-adenosyl-l-methionine hydroxide adenosyltransferase family protein, whose amino-acid sequence MSIIALLTDFGLKDHYVSQIKGVILSINENVKIIDITHEIEKYNVLAGAFILYLASKFFPKGTIYVAVIDPEVGSERKPLLVDAKGDFFIGPDNGLLMLAAKEKGITAVYQLSNIKYFREEISSTFHGRDIFAPVAAYLSLGIPPKEFGKQITNYRVPSFIEAKVEKNKILCEVIYVDSFGNIITNATPSNLEMINLSLGDWVNLRIKNKKYKTKFFESYSSVKKGELLTLVGSHNFLELAINLGNAAKTLKVKPGDKIILEKSKST is encoded by the coding sequence TTGAGTATAATCGCTTTATTAACTGATTTTGGCTTAAAAGATCATTATGTTTCACAAATAAAAGGCGTTATTTTATCTATAAATGAAAATGTTAAAATAATTGATATAACGCATGAAATTGAGAAATACAATGTTTTAGCAGGGGCTTTCATACTTTATTTAGCATCTAAATTTTTCCCTAAAGGAACAATATACGTAGCTGTTATTGATCCTGAAGTTGGAAGTGAAAGAAAACCTCTTTTAGTAGATGCTAAAGGAGACTTTTTTATAGGTCCAGATAACGGTTTATTAATGTTAGCGGCGAAAGAAAAAGGTATAACCGCAGTATATCAACTTTCGAATATTAAATATTTTAGAGAAGAAATTTCATCAACTTTTCATGGAAGGGATATATTTGCTCCAGTAGCCGCCTATTTATCGCTTGGCATTCCACCTAAAGAGTTTGGTAAACAAATAACTAATTATAGAGTTCCTTCATTTATTGAAGCTAAAGTTGAAAAAAATAAGATTTTATGCGAAGTTATTTATGTGGACTCTTTTGGAAATATAATAACTAACGCAACGCCTTCTAATTTAGAAATGATAAATCTTTCTTTAGGTGATTGGGTAAATTTAAGAATTAAAAATAAAAAATATAAAACCAAGTTTTTTGAAAGCTATTCTAGTGTTAAAAAAGGTGAACTATTAACTTTAGTTGGAAGTCATAATTTTTTAGAGTTAGCTATAAACTTAGGAAATGCTGCTAAAACTTTAAAGGTTAAACCTGGAGATAAAATAATTTTAGAAAAATCAAAATCGACATAA
- a CDS encoding alanine--glyoxylate aminotransferase family protein, whose translation MKDDEPELIMLPGPTNVPQRVMNAMIKPIINHRGPKFREFYKELTENLKYVFQTKNDVFPLSCSGTGGVECAISNIVAKGDKVVVPVNGVFSERLAQTVDAFGGESIRIPVEWGDAVTSKQVKDALEENKNVKAVAVVYNETSTGVTTRCLKEVGEICREYDCLYIVDAISILGGDNLPVDEWGIDICIAGSQKCLMTPPGLAAISISEKAWKIIEKTKGSKFYFDLTKYREFAKKFETPYTPALPLFFALGEALKMIKEEGLESVFKRHEICAKAFYNAFEKMNLNLYAKKPVRSNVVIAINNPPGITDEQIRSKLLKEHKVVVAGGMGKLKGTMFRIGVMGTVNAYHVIRTILALEQTLKELGYEFKFGEGLQTAKETLIKENFL comes from the coding sequence TTGAAAGATGATGAACCTGAATTAATAATGCTTCCTGGACCAACAAATGTTCCACAAAGAGTAATGAATGCTATGATAAAACCTATAATTAATCATCGTGGACCAAAATTTAGAGAATTCTATAAAGAATTAACTGAGAATTTAAAGTATGTTTTTCAAACAAAGAATGATGTTTTTCCTTTATCCTGCTCTGGAACAGGAGGAGTGGAGTGTGCTATTTCAAATATTGTAGCTAAAGGTGATAAAGTAGTTGTACCTGTTAATGGGGTTTTCAGTGAAAGATTAGCACAAACAGTTGATGCTTTTGGAGGGGAATCAATAAGAATTCCTGTAGAATGGGGAGATGCTGTAACTTCTAAACAAGTGAAAGATGCATTAGAAGAAAATAAAAATGTTAAAGCAGTGGCAGTTGTTTATAATGAAACTTCAACAGGTGTAACTACAAGATGCTTAAAAGAGGTGGGGGAAATTTGTCGTGAATATGATTGCCTTTACATTGTTGATGCTATTTCTATCTTAGGTGGGGATAATTTACCTGTAGATGAATGGGGAATCGATATTTGTATAGCTGGAAGCCAAAAATGTTTAATGACACCTCCAGGATTAGCAGCAATTTCCATAAGCGAGAAAGCTTGGAAAATTATTGAGAAAACTAAAGGTTCAAAATTCTATTTTGATTTAACTAAATATAGAGAGTTTGCTAAAAAATTTGAGACGCCATATACACCAGCATTACCTTTATTCTTCGCTTTAGGAGAAGCGCTTAAAATGATTAAGGAGGAGGGACTTGAATCTGTATTTAAAAGGCATGAAATCTGCGCTAAAGCCTTTTATAATGCTTTTGAAAAAATGAATTTAAACCTTTACGCTAAAAAACCTGTTAGATCAAATGTTGTTATAGCAATTAATAATCCACCTGGAATAACTGATGAACAAATTCGATCAAAGCTCCTAAAAGAACATAAAGTTGTTGTTGCTGGAGGGATGGGTAAACTTAAAGGAACGATGTTTCGAATAGGTGTAATGGGAACAGTAAATGCTTACCATGTTATTAGAACTATATTAGCTTTAGAGCAGACTTTGAAGGAACTTGGTTACGAATTTAAATTTGGAGAGGGATTACAAACTGCTAAAGAGACATTAATTAAAGAGAATTTTCTTTAA